In a single window of the Bactrocera dorsalis isolate Fly_Bdor chromosome 2, ASM2337382v1, whole genome shotgun sequence genome:
- the LOC105230950 gene encoding myophilin, whose product MAPRNKEQEQEVLNWIFAVLGEKVPAGQYEDILKDGIVLCKLINKLAPGSVKKIQERGTNFQLMENIQRFQAAVKKYGVPEEEIFQTADLFERRNIPQVTLSLYALGRITQKHPEFTGPSLGPKMAEKNEREFTEEQLRAHEGHLNLQMGYNKGASQSGHGGFGNTRHM is encoded by the exons CCCCGCAACAAGGAACAAGAACAAGAGGTCCTCAACTGGATCTTCGCTGTGTTGGGCGAGAAAGTGCCCGCCGGCCAATACGAAGATATACTCAAGGATGGCATTGTCCTCTGCAAGTTGATCAACAAACTGGCTCCCGGCTCGGTGAAAAAAATCCAGGAGCGTGGCACCAACTTCCAGCTGATGGAGAATATTCAACGCTTCCAAGCGGCGGTTAAGAAATACGGTGTACCCGAAGAGGAAATCTTCCAAACTGCCGATCTGTTCGAACGTCGTAATATTCCACAAGTGACGCTGTCGCTTTACGCCCTGGGACGCATC ACTCAAAAGCACCCAGAATTCACTGGTCCCTCACTAGGCCCCAAAATGGCCGAGAAGAATGAACGCGAGTTCACCGAGGAGCAATTGCGCGCTCACGAGGGGCACCTCAACCTGCAGATGGGCTACAACAAGGGCGCCTCACAGTCGGGCCATGGCGGTTTCGGCAACACGCGCCATATGTAA